A single region of the Candidatus Kryptobacter tengchongensis genome encodes:
- a CDS encoding Polymer-forming protein produces MKKIITILSLILLTQCIFPQEPEEKKIETLIDEILKKIENYYSSEEIIPEQQIQKQKEMQRQLERIKKQLELLQKQKEFMDAEKFQEEIQKIQKEAIEIQKKSEELLEILKEKQLFPISPTFRFKGDTEIGENDFIEGDVVVEDGDLIVYGRINGNILVENGDVIIKNGAEVTGNIYTTNGEIKISEKAKFTGQRYENFSPLAEIDRITSYNRKKHRTEIRYRQFYEEQPGVDNFYFEFERVSGFKIGVMFPRKYTSIIYRPISMYGYGGYATKLHRWIFSFGIDRALIDVSESLSKSFLLIFGGRVFSTIGTKDDWLISPNANTISALIWNNDYRDYFKHEGFDIYFDIYIQNDFLPDVQNFKINYSNANYGSETTKYIRYFKWNEKRPFRDNPAVYEGNLKSLSLSYRTGKFKLVEGFKKSGFGMFINFERELGKFNYNILSVEFRARLNLSNYDNFGLRFRVASSDKVLPKQKSFELGGFGTLYAFPYKSFEGNKMMLANIEYILKNPVDIFDFVNFFIFFDAGYVQTAEGKITSGFKIKNINEIKSDFGFGFGTESMKTRIYFAWRTDAKMPPIIVVRLSNPF; encoded by the coding sequence ATGAAGAAAATCATTACGATTTTATCGCTCATTTTGCTTACCCAATGCATCTTCCCACAAGAACCCGAAGAAAAGAAAATTGAAACTTTAATTGATGAAATTCTCAAAAAAATTGAAAATTATTATTCATCCGAAGAAATCATACCTGAACAACAAATCCAAAAACAAAAAGAAATGCAACGACAACTTGAAAGGATAAAAAAGCAACTTGAACTTTTACAGAAGCAAAAAGAATTTATGGATGCTGAAAAGTTTCAAGAGGAAATTCAAAAAATTCAAAAAGAGGCAATTGAAATTCAAAAGAAAAGCGAGGAATTGCTTGAGATATTGAAAGAAAAACAACTCTTCCCGATTTCACCCACCTTCAGGTTCAAAGGGGATACGGAAATTGGAGAAAACGACTTTATAGAAGGCGATGTCGTTGTTGAAGATGGCGATCTTATCGTTTATGGTCGCATCAATGGTAACATACTTGTTGAAAATGGTGATGTGATAATCAAAAACGGTGCTGAAGTTACTGGCAATATCTATACAACAAATGGAGAGATTAAAATAAGCGAGAAAGCGAAGTTTACAGGTCAAAGATACGAAAACTTTTCACCTCTTGCTGAAATTGATAGAATAACATCATACAACCGAAAAAAACATAGAACGGAAATAAGATATAGACAATTTTATGAGGAACAACCTGGGGTTGACAATTTTTATTTTGAGTTTGAGAGGGTAAGTGGCTTTAAAATTGGTGTGATGTTCCCGAGAAAATACACAAGCATAATCTACCGACCCATTTCAATGTACGGTTACGGTGGATACGCAACAAAACTACATAGATGGATTTTTTCATTTGGAATTGACAGAGCATTGATAGATGTTTCAGAAAGCTTATCTAAATCCTTTCTCCTTATTTTCGGTGGAAGAGTTTTTTCAACTATTGGAACAAAAGACGACTGGCTAATATCTCCAAACGCAAACACAATTTCAGCTCTTATTTGGAACAACGATTACAGGGATTATTTCAAGCATGAGGGATTTGATATTTATTTTGACATATACATTCAAAATGACTTTTTACCCGATGTTCAGAACTTTAAGATAAATTATTCAAATGCCAACTATGGAAGCGAAACAACGAAATATATCCGATATTTTAAATGGAACGAAAAACGACCATTTCGTGATAATCCAGCTGTATATGAGGGAAATTTAAAATCCCTTTCTTTAAGTTATAGGACAGGAAAGTTTAAACTTGTTGAGGGATTCAAAAAATCCGGATTTGGGATGTTTATCAATTTTGAGAGGGAGCTTGGAAAGTTTAACTACAACATATTGAGTGTTGAATTTAGAGCACGCTTGAACTTATCAAATTACGACAATTTTGGTTTAAGGTTTAGGGTTGCAAGCTCGGATAAAGTCTTACCGAAACAAAAATCATTTGAACTTGGCGGATTTGGAACGCTTTATGCTTTCCCGTATAAATCATTTGAAGGAAACAAGATGATGCTTGCAAACATTGAATATATATTGAAAAACCCTGTTGATATATTTGACTTTGTTAACTTCTTTATCTTCTTTGATGCAGGATATGTGCAGACAGCTGAGGGGAAAATCACATCGGGGTTTAAAATTAAAAACATAAATGAGATAAAATCTGATTTTGGATTCGGATTTGGCACAGAAAGCATGAAGACGAGGATTTACTTTGCCTGGAGAACTGATGCAAAAATGCCCCCAATAATAGTGGTGAGATTGTCAAATCCTTTTTAA
- a CDS encoding DNA-binding transcriptional regulator, MerR family: MPEFKIKRLYYSIGEVSKLTGIERYVLRYWEKEFEKLKPAKNKGGNRIYTNRDIKIILMIKRLLYEEGYTIAGAKKVLESYNPDEDPTEIIIEEGRIKIPKITDPELRRDLIQIREILEFILNKL; the protein is encoded by the coding sequence ATGCCAGAGTTTAAAATTAAACGTCTATATTATTCAATTGGAGAGGTAAGCAAGTTGACGGGAATTGAAAGGTATGTCTTGAGATACTGGGAAAAGGAATTTGAAAAGCTCAAGCCAGCAAAAAATAAAGGTGGAAACAGAATTTACACAAATCGCGATATTAAAATTATTTTGATGATCAAGCGTTTGCTCTACGAGGAAGGTTATACAATTGCAGGGGCAAAGAAAGTTCTTGAAAGCTATAACCCGGATGAGGACCCGACGGAGATCATAATTGAAGAGGGAAGGATCAAGATTCCAAAAATTACCGATCCTGAACTTCGCCGCGATCTTATTCAGATCAGGGAAATTCTTGAGTTTATTCTGAACAAACTTTAA
- a CDS encoding propionyl-CoA carboxylase carboxyltransferase subunit: MKNTIEYLLKLRQEAKLGGGLKRIEEQHKKGKLTARERIDILLDEGSFQEIDMFVRHRTYDFGMDKTRPLGDGVVTGYGTIDGRLVFVFSQDFTVFGGSLSEAHAEKICKIMDLAMKVGAPVIGLNDSGGARIQEGVASLGGYAEIFLRNTLASGVIPQISAIMGPCAGGAVYSPAITDFIFMVKNTSYMFVTGPNVVKTVTHEDVTFEELGGATVHATKSGVAHFICDDDVECLMHIRKLLSYLPSNNMEDPPRIETSDDPNREEPKLDSIIPDNPNKPYDMKEIILSVVDNGEFLEVHEYFAQNIICGFARFDGYPVGIVANQPSVLAGVLDIDASVKAARFVRFCDAFNIPIVTFVDVPGFMPGTDQEWRGIIKHGAKLLYAYCEATVPKITIITRKAYGGAYDVMGSKHIRSDINYAWPTAEIAVMGPKGAVEIIFKKEIEKSENPEELEEKLIQEYRDKFAHPYIAAERGYIDDVIEPRKTRQMIIKALRMLENKVDTNPKKKHGNIPL; this comes from the coding sequence ATGAAGAACACAATTGAATATTTGCTTAAACTCCGCCAGGAGGCAAAACTTGGTGGAGGATTAAAAAGAATTGAAGAACAGCACAAAAAGGGAAAATTAACAGCGAGAGAAAGGATTGACATACTTCTTGATGAAGGAAGTTTTCAAGAAATAGACATGTTTGTTAGACACAGAACATATGATTTCGGGATGGATAAAACTCGTCCACTTGGGGATGGGGTTGTCACAGGTTATGGGACAATTGACGGTAGACTTGTTTTTGTGTTCAGTCAGGATTTCACTGTTTTCGGTGGTTCCCTTTCGGAAGCACATGCTGAAAAAATTTGTAAAATCATGGACCTTGCAATGAAGGTTGGGGCACCAGTTATCGGTTTGAACGATTCGGGCGGAGCAAGGATTCAAGAAGGGGTTGCAAGTTTAGGGGGATACGCGGAAATCTTTTTGAGAAATACGCTTGCTTCAGGGGTTATCCCACAAATTTCAGCGATCATGGGTCCATGTGCAGGTGGAGCGGTTTATTCCCCAGCAATTACAGATTTTATCTTCATGGTTAAAAACACAAGCTATATGTTCGTTACTGGTCCAAATGTTGTTAAGACAGTAACACATGAAGATGTAACATTTGAAGAACTTGGCGGGGCAACAGTTCATGCAACGAAAAGCGGAGTTGCCCATTTTATATGCGACGATGACGTTGAATGCCTTATGCATATTAGAAAACTTTTAAGCTACCTTCCATCAAACAATATGGAAGATCCACCAAGAATTGAAACAAGCGATGATCCCAACCGTGAAGAGCCAAAGCTTGATTCAATAATTCCAGATAATCCGAATAAACCTTATGATATGAAGGAAATCATTTTATCTGTGGTTGACAATGGTGAGTTCCTTGAGGTTCATGAATATTTTGCCCAGAATATAATCTGCGGATTTGCGCGATTTGATGGCTATCCCGTCGGAATAGTTGCCAACCAACCATCTGTACTTGCTGGCGTTCTTGATATTGATGCTTCAGTTAAAGCTGCACGATTTGTTCGCTTCTGTGATGCTTTTAACATCCCAATTGTAACCTTCGTTGATGTCCCTGGGTTTATGCCCGGGACAGATCAAGAGTGGCGTGGCATAATAAAACACGGCGCTAAACTTCTTTACGCTTATTGTGAGGCAACCGTTCCCAAAATCACCATAATTACAAGAAAAGCTTATGGTGGAGCCTACGATGTTATGGGTTCAAAACACATAAGAAGTGATATTAACTATGCTTGGCCAACTGCTGAGATTGCGGTGATGGGACCAAAAGGAGCTGTTGAAATAATATTTAAAAAAGAAATTGAAAAATCCGAAAATCCAGAGGAACTTGAAGAAAAACTCATCCAAGAATACCGTGATAAATTTGCCCACCCATATATCGCAGCCGAGCGAGGTTACATTGACGATGTAATAGAACCAAGAAAAACAAGACAGATGATAATCAAGGCACTTAGAATGCTTGAGAATAAAGTTGACACAAA